A region from the Tepidibacillus fermentans genome encodes:
- a CDS encoding gamma-glutamylcyclotransferase family protein: MTNKVFVYGTLREGEVNHNLIQPNVKSLKKAMMNGWMINLGHFPAVVTGSGIVKGELIKLTNPDT, translated from the coding sequence ATCACAAACAAAGTTTTTGTTTATGGAACGTTACGTGAAGGGGAAGTGAATCATAATCTTATTCAACCCAATGTAAAATCCCTGAAAAAAGCCATGATGAATGGATGGATGATCAATCTAGGGCATTTTCCCGCGGTAGTTACAGGAAGTGGTATTGTCAAAGGTGAACTGATTAAATTGACAAATCCTGATACTTAA
- a CDS encoding MFS transporter, with protein MGENRTLDYYIIAIISAFFMIGIGGTRPLISLVLANELNASTWQIGFIVSLYSFFPLFFAIKMGKWVDRVGSKKPLLISTFFGSIALMIPAFSPTIGGVGLSQLLSGISQTILAVSAQSYAGNTKDPRKREINIAIFSIGVSVGSLLGPLLGGLFSDRFGYFRAFFYLANLGLISSLFTLILRENRITSSHSPDSLKGNIFELLTIPNVRKAFFISSLILIGKDIFGTYFPLIATKSEISNTMIGFIIALNAGAGIFIRWVLPILLDRFTRNQVIVGSILISGITFLLFPLFNNLLLLTLLSLILGMGLGIGQPLSITTTILSLPEDRVGEGLGLRLTSNRLTQVLGPILFGIFANLLGFASVFLITGVFLIVGSVKAKVDVPFTDEKEN; from the coding sequence ATGGGAGAAAATAGAACATTGGATTACTATATTATAGCAATTATATCTGCCTTTTTTATGATTGGAATCGGGGGAACAAGACCACTTATATCTTTAGTATTAGCGAACGAGTTAAATGCTAGTACATGGCAAATTGGTTTCATTGTTTCATTATATTCATTTTTTCCTCTCTTTTTTGCGATAAAAATGGGGAAATGGGTAGATCGTGTCGGTTCGAAAAAACCACTTCTCATTAGTACGTTTTTTGGAAGTATTGCGTTAATGATTCCAGCTTTTTCTCCCACGATTGGTGGAGTTGGTCTTTCTCAATTGTTATCGGGGATCTCCCAGACCATATTGGCAGTGTCTGCCCAAAGCTATGCAGGAAATACGAAAGATCCACGTAAGAGAGAAATTAATATTGCGATTTTCAGCATTGGCGTCTCGGTAGGAAGTTTACTTGGGCCCCTGTTAGGTGGCTTGTTTTCTGATCGATTTGGATATTTTCGTGCTTTCTTCTATTTAGCAAATCTAGGACTTATCTCTTCCTTATTTACACTGATATTAAGAGAAAATCGGATAACGTCATCACATTCACCTGATTCTCTGAAAGGGAATATCTTTGAACTTTTAACAATTCCAAATGTAAGAAAAGCATTTTTCATCAGTTCTTTAATCTTGATTGGTAAAGATATATTTGGCACCTATTTCCCGTTGATTGCTACCAAAAGCGAGATTTCTAATACAATGATCGGATTTATTATTGCTCTAAATGCAGGAGCAGGGATATTTATTCGTTGGGTTTTACCCATATTATTAGATCGTTTCACTAGAAATCAAGTGATTGTCGGTTCTATTCTCATATCTGGAATAACCTTTTTACTTTTCCCTCTTTTTAACAATTTACTTTTATTGACTTTATTGTCATTAATTCTTGGGATGGGATTAGGGATAGGGCAACCTTTATCCATTACGACAACGATACTTTCTCTCCCAGAGGATCGGGTAGGAGAAGGATTAGGGTTAAGACTGACTTCCAACCGATTAACACAAGTTTTGGGACCTATTTTATTTGGAATTTTTGCTAATTTACTTGGCTTTGCAAGTGTGTTCCTAATAACTGGGGTCTTTCTTATCGTTGGGTCTGTCAAAGCAAAAGTTGATGTGCCATTTACTGATGAAAAGGAGAATTAG
- a CDS encoding HIRAN domain-containing protein, translating to MNVKPLYVTVVGSKHYYGPEVFKVGQKVKLIKDYDNPYDDEAIKVESEPIGTVGYVANSTHTVAKGTRSAGRIYDTFEDHCYGRVIFIVKGDVIVELLGEEDHEFI from the coding sequence ATGAATGTTAAGCCTCTTTATGTTACCGTGGTCGGGAGTAAACATTACTATGGACCAGAAGTATTCAAAGTAGGTCAAAAAGTGAAATTGATCAAAGACTATGACAATCCATATGATGATGAAGCGATTAAGGTTGAATCGGAACCTATAGGTACTGTTGGATATGTGGCCAATAGTACTCATACCGTTGCCAAAGGAACAAGAAGCGCAGGGAGAATCTACGATACATTTGAAGACCATTGTTATGGTAGAGTTATTTTTATTGTAAAAGGCGATGTCATCGTAGAATTGTTAGGTGAAGAAGACCATGAGTTTATTTAA
- a CDS encoding DUF4352 domain-containing protein, with protein sequence MKKTFIIIFAIILIILGGCLSSSTSSSPATKETSAPETKDDSKVLTKEEFEKMYTNPNDYKGAKVDFYAKIFTVPEKDNQGTYLQAFADPKNSEKNTVIAIKDPNLDVKVGDIIHVIGKVEKVFEGENALGGTIKAPVIIADKIEKSDYATAFAPAIKTIDVNKEINQHGYIIKLTKLELAKAETRIYVTVTNQSKNKINFFDFNTKLVMNNKQYELEDNFEANYPKVQSELLPGVRSEGILTFSALETQSGTLKVIFEGSSDNYELNFKPFEFEIKF encoded by the coding sequence TTGAAAAAAACTTTCATTATTATTTTTGCCATTATTCTCATTATTCTAGGAGGATGTTTATCTTCAAGCACAAGTTCAAGCCCTGCAACTAAAGAAACTTCTGCTCCGGAAACAAAAGACGACTCTAAAGTTTTAACAAAAGAAGAGTTTGAAAAAATGTATACCAATCCAAACGATTACAAAGGAGCAAAAGTAGATTTCTACGCCAAAATCTTTACAGTACCGGAAAAAGATAACCAAGGTACATACTTGCAAGCTTTTGCTGATCCGAAAAATAGTGAGAAAAATACTGTCATTGCGATTAAAGATCCAAACTTGGATGTAAAAGTAGGGGATATTATTCATGTTATTGGAAAGGTAGAGAAAGTTTTTGAAGGGGAAAATGCTCTTGGAGGAACGATTAAGGCACCAGTGATTATTGCGGATAAAATAGAAAAAAGCGATTATGCAACTGCCTTTGCTCCAGCCATTAAGACGATTGACGTGAACAAAGAAATCAACCAACATGGATATATTATAAAGTTGACTAAGCTAGAATTAGCAAAAGCAGAGACAAGAATTTATGTGACGGTAACGAATCAGAGTAAAAATAAAATTAATTTCTTTGACTTTAATACTAAACTAGTCATGAATAATAAACAGTATGAGTTGGAAGATAATTTTGAAGCAAATTATCCAAAGGTTCAATCAGAGTTATTACCTGGTGTAAGATCAGAAGGAATTTTGACTTTCTCAGCACTTGAAACTCAATCAGGTACACTAAAGGTAATTTTTGAAGGTTCATCAGATAACTACGAACTCAATTTCAAGCCATTTGAATTTGAAATCAAGTTTTAA
- a CDS encoding gamma-glutamylcyclotransferase, with product MNNRVFVYGTLREGESNHFLIKDYVQSSQKAIMRGWMVNLGSYPAVITGKGIILGELIELNNPEEAFAVMDRLEEYYGKGSEMNYYDRIETTVMTEDGKQENCEVYVFPEREKEDLTRKFPFIVNGDWKNRDQETHFLYFAYGSSMSRNSLRNDVPEFEVIGKAELVNYQVAFTRYSHHRKGGVADIVSQPGTKMEGILYLIPIENLENLDAREEASPHLVNPIYKRIKVNVKIDGLDLPVYTYEVVNKSEKEIPPSDKYMGLIMEGSDLLSEEYRKKLKEHMEELKMK from the coding sequence ATGAATAATAGAGTATTTGTCTATGGAACATTACGAGAAGGGGAATCCAATCACTTCCTGATCAAGGATTATGTTCAATCATCCCAAAAAGCAATAATGAGAGGTTGGATGGTGAATCTTGGATCTTATCCAGCTGTTATAACAGGTAAAGGTATTATTCTAGGAGAACTCATCGAATTAAATAACCCAGAGGAAGCTTTTGCAGTGATGGATCGATTAGAAGAATATTATGGCAAAGGTTCTGAGATGAACTACTATGACCGAATCGAGACAACAGTAATGACTGAAGATGGCAAGCAAGAAAACTGTGAAGTTTATGTGTTCCCAGAAAGGGAAAAAGAAGATTTAACGAGAAAATTTCCCTTTATCGTCAATGGCGATTGGAAGAATAGAGACCAAGAAACCCACTTTTTATATTTCGCTTATGGGTCCAGTATGAGTAGGAATTCTTTAAGAAATGACGTCCCTGAATTTGAAGTCATTGGCAAAGCCGAATTGGTAAACTACCAAGTGGCCTTTACCCGATATTCTCATCATCGTAAAGGAGGTGTCGCAGATATTGTAAGTCAACCTGGAACAAAAATGGAAGGTATCTTGTATCTGATCCCCATTGAAAATCTGGAAAATCTTGATGCTCGAGAAGAAGCTTCCCCACATTTAGTTAACCCTATATACAAAAGAATTAAAGTGAATGTTAAAATAGATGGACTTGATCTTCCTGTCTATACCTATGAGGTTGTCAATAAAAGTGAAAAAGAAATTCCTCCAAGCGATAAATACATGGGATTAATTATGGAAGGAAGTGATTTATTAAGCGAGGAGTACAGGAAGAAACTAAAGGAGCATATGGAGGAGTTAAAAATGAAATAA
- a CDS encoding DnaA N-terminal domain-containing protein has product MESSDIWKQILAYIEGQISRPSFETWFQNSRGYIKDERELIIEAENEFARDWLESRYMSLIDEAIDEVKSDIDSYVIVTRERMDEPMRKRRRFQENEITEMFQLLNEILRETQEVKEQNEKIMRMLEELSFPDK; this is encoded by the coding sequence ATGGAAAGTTCGGACATTTGGAAGCAAATCTTAGCGTATATTGAGGGCCAAATTAGTAGACCAAGTTTCGAGACTTGGTTTCAAAATTCAAGAGGCTACATAAAAGATGAAAGAGAACTAATTATCGAAGCCGAGAACGAATTTGCGAGAGATTGGCTCGAATCTAGGTATATGAGCTTAATTGATGAAGCAATTGATGAAGTGAAGAGCGACATCGACTCCTATGTTATTGTAACTAGAGAACGAATGGATGAACCAATGAGGAAAAGAAGGCGGTTTCAAGAGAACGAAATAACAGAAATGTTTCAACTGTTAAATGAGATTCTGCGGGAAACACAAGAAGTAAAAGAACAAAATGAAAAAATAATGCGGATGTTGGAAGAACTTTCGTTCCCTGACAAATAA
- a CDS encoding helix-turn-helix transcriptional regulator, with translation MNDKIIRLLRILTLIQAKPGILARELAEKCETSERTIYRDLEILSLIAPITNLGHGKGYQFIGNFSLYPLNWDEQEALSFSMMPSILESVRSMLPQGFDTAYEKVMATYRKEKKQNDDLLQKVTDIIQMGTPAYREDKTNFMLPIIQAILAKKTIMTVYHTQSRDKTSKREIDPYYLVPREQRFYLIGYCHTKKDVRTFRISRFLDVQITDKPFDMKDFNIQNYLKNTWSIERGGKKITFKVKFSPNVARYLKEEELFVTPKLTDLNDGHLLFEVTVNHDREFLNWLYQYGPEAEILEPKEYRGKMREMLRKWTQLYER, from the coding sequence ATGAATGATAAAATCATTCGTTTATTGCGAATCTTAACTCTCATTCAAGCCAAACCAGGGATTCTAGCTAGGGAATTAGCTGAAAAATGTGAGACTTCAGAACGGACGATATATCGTGACCTTGAAATCTTAAGCTTAATTGCACCCATTACCAACTTAGGTCATGGGAAAGGTTATCAATTTATTGGCAATTTCTCTCTTTATCCTCTCAATTGGGATGAACAAGAAGCGCTATCTTTTTCGATGATGCCTTCAATTCTAGAGTCTGTAAGATCTATGCTTCCTCAAGGCTTTGATACCGCTTATGAAAAGGTGATGGCCACATACAGAAAGGAGAAAAAACAAAATGACGATCTCCTACAAAAAGTAACTGACATTATTCAGATGGGAACACCAGCGTATCGCGAAGATAAAACCAATTTTATGCTACCGATCATTCAAGCTATCTTAGCTAAGAAAACGATTATGACGGTCTATCATACCCAAAGTCGCGATAAAACTTCTAAAAGAGAAATCGATCCTTACTATCTAGTACCACGAGAACAACGGTTTTATCTCATTGGTTATTGTCACACGAAAAAAGATGTTCGAACCTTTCGCATCAGTCGTTTTCTAGATGTTCAAATTACAGACAAACCTTTTGATATGAAAGACTTCAACATCCAAAACTATCTAAAAAACACTTGGTCCATCGAACGAGGGGGAAAGAAAATTACGTTCAAAGTGAAATTCAGCCCCAATGTCGCTCGCTACTTGAAAGAAGAAGAGCTCTTTGTCACCCCGAAATTGACGGATCTTAACGACGGCCATCTCCTTTTTGAAGTAACGGTAAATCATGATCGGGAATTTCTCAATTGGTTGTATCAATATGGTCCTGAGGCAGAGATTCTTGAGCCAAAGGAATATCGAGGAAAGATGAGAGAGATGCTTAGAAAATGGACTCAATTATATGAAAGATAA